The following is a genomic window from Streptomyces chrestomyceticus JCM 4735.
ACGAAGCGGTCCACGTGGGTGGCCTTCGCCGCCTCGATGATCTTGTCCATCGAGGTGCCCTCGGGAGCCCCGTACGCGATGTTCTCCGCTATCGTCCCGCCGAAGAGCCAGGTGTCCTGGAGGACCATGCCGATGTGCGAGCGCAGCCCCTCACGGGTCATCGACTGGATGTCCACGCCGTCCAGGGTGATCCGGCCGCCGCGCACCTCGTAGAACCGCATCAGCAGGTTGACCAGCGTGGTCTTGCCGGCGCCGGTCGGGCCGACGATCGCCACCGTCTGCCCCGGGTGGACGGCCAGCGACAGGTCGTCGATGAGCGGTTTGTCGTCCTCGTAGCGGAACGAGACGTCCTCGAAGACGACATGGCCGCTGACGTGCTCGGGGCGCTGCGGCCGGGCGTCGTCCGGCGCCTGCTCCTCGGCGTCCAGCAGTTCGAAGACCCGCTCCGCCGAGGCGACACCGGACTGCACCATGTTGGCCATCGAGGCGACCTGGGTGAGCGGCTGGCTGAACTGCCGGGAGTACTGGATGAACGCCTGCACGTCGCCGATGGACAGCGCGCCGGAGGCGACGCGCAGACCGCCGACCACGGCCACCAGGACGTAGTTCAGGTTGCCGATGAACATCATCGCGGGCTGGATGATCCCGGAGATGAACTGGGCCTTGAAGCCCGCCTCGTACAGCGCCTCGTTCTGCTTGCCGAACAGCTCGGCGGACTCCTTCTGGCGGCCGAAGACCTTCACCAGGGAGTGGCCGGTGTACATCTCCTCGATGTGCGCATTGAGCTTGCCGGTGGTCTTCCACTGCTGCACGAACTGGGGCTGCGCCCGCTTGCCGACCTTGGTGGCGACGAGGATCGAGACCGGCACCGTGACCAGCGCGACCAGGGCCAGCAGCGGCGAGATCCAGAACATCATCGCCAGCACGCCGACGATGGTCAGCAGCGAGGCGACGATCTGGCTCAGGGTCTGCTGGAGGGTCTGCGCGATGTTGTCGATGTCGTTGGTGGCGCGGGAGAGGACCTCGCCGCGCGGCTGCTTGTCGAAGTAGCGCAGCGGCAGCCGCGCCAGCTTCTCC
Proteins encoded in this region:
- a CDS encoding ABC transporter ATP-binding protein — its product is MGGQPTEKVMDFKGSSLRLLRQMKPERAVIWVALALGLLSVALNVVAPKVLGHATDLIMAGVVGRQLPGGISKGEAVAHLRAQGENGLADMLGTMPVVPGLGIDFGAVGVVLLWVFLIYLGAAFFGFVQARIATRVVQRTVFRMREEVEEKLARLPLRYFDKQPRGEVLSRATNDIDNIAQTLQQTLSQIVASLLTIVGVLAMMFWISPLLALVALVTVPVSILVATKVGKRAQPQFVQQWKTTGKLNAHIEEMYTGHSLVKVFGRQKESAELFGKQNEALYEAGFKAQFISGIIQPAMMFIGNLNYVLVAVVGGLRVASGALSIGDVQAFIQYSRQFSQPLTQVASMANMVQSGVASAERVFELLDAEEQAPDDARPQRPEHVSGHVVFEDVSFRYEDDKPLIDDLSLAVHPGQTVAIVGPTGAGKTTLVNLLMRFYEVRGGRITLDGVDIQSMTREGLRSHIGMVLQDTWLFGGTIAENIAYGAPEGTSMDKIIEAAKATHVDRFVRTLPDGYDTVIDDEGANVSVGEKQLITIARAFLAEPAILVLDEATSSVDTRTEVLIQHAMAQLRTGRTSFVIAHRLSTIRDADLILVMESGAIVEQGTHDALLAADGAYAKLYAAQFAEPLAEAE